The following proteins are co-located in the Tripterygium wilfordii isolate XIE 37 chromosome 2, ASM1340144v1, whole genome shotgun sequence genome:
- the LOC119983085 gene encoding sugar transport protein 8-like → MPAIVIAEAGGGGYDLPAKLTSQVVVCSIIAAFGGLMFGYDIGISGGVTSMDDFLKKFFPTVYIKKHHVHEDNYCKYDNQYLQLFTSSLYPAAIVASFFASTFCRKFGRKPTIQAASVFFVTGAILNMLAKNLGMLIAGRLCLGAGVGFGNLAVPLFISEIAPAKYRGGLNICFQLLITVGILIANMINYKTSNVHPYGWRISVGGASVPAVILLIGSFVIVETPVSLIERGKTDQGIRTLRKIRGVEDVEKEYQEILRSTEFAKQIKHPFKDLMNRPNRPPLVCAILLQVFQQFTGINVIMFYAPVLFQTMGFGSDASLLSSVVTGLVNALCTLVAILTVDRCGRKILLIESAIQMIIAQCTMGALLKVHLHSTNVMPHNLAIVVVILVCVFVSSFAWSWGPLGWLIASEIFPLETRNAGYFFAVSSNMLFTFLIAQAFLTMLCHMRSYIFFFFAGWLFTMGCFAIFMLPETKGIPIHEMKDRAWKKHWFWKRYFKDELVVLELQEKVEVKALD, encoded by the exons ATGCCTGCCATTGTAATTGCTGAAGCCGGAGGAGGCGGCTACGACTTGCCTGCCAAGCTCACATCACAGGTCGTCGTTTGTAGCATCATCGCAGCCTTTGGTGGCCTCATGTTTGGCTACGACATAGGCATTTCTG GGGGAGTGACATCCATGGATGATTTCTTGAAGAAGTTCTTCCCAACTGTTTACATCAAGAAGCACCATGTACATGAAGACAACTACTGCAAATATGACAATCAGTATCTCCAACTCTTCACATCTTCACTATATCCTGCAGCCATTGTTGCGAGCTTTTTCGCATCAACATTTTGCAGGAAATTTGGTCGTAAACCAACAATTCAAGCTGCTTCTGTGTTTTTTGTCACTGGAGCCATCTTGAACATGCTTGCCAAGAACCTTGGCATGTTGATTGCTGGAAGACTCTGTCTTGGCGCTGGAGTTGGCTTTGGCAATCTG GCAGTGCCACTTTTCATATCGGAAATAGCACCAGCAAAATACAGAGGCGGCCTTAACATATGCTTCCAATTGCTCATCACAGTCGGTATCTTGATAGCAAACATGATCAACTATAAAACATCCAACGTACACCCTTACGGGTGGCGCATCTCAGTAGGCGGCGCTTCCGTCCCCGCAGTGATCCTCCTAATCGGCTCCTTCGTCATCGTCGAAACTCCTGTGAGTCTCATCGAGAGAGGCAAAACAGATCAAGGTATTCGCACCCTAAGGAAAATCAGAGGAGTCGAGGATGTCGAAAAAGAGTACCAAGAGATCTTGAGATCGACTGAATTCGCAAAACAGATCAAACACCCGTTCAAAGATCTCATGAACCGACCCAATAGACCTCCTCTTGTGTGTGCAATTCTTCTCCAAGTGTTTCAGCAGTTCACTGGAATCAATGTCATCATGTTTTACGCTCCGGTGTTGTTTCAGACAATGGGGTTTGGAAGCGACGCGTCGCTGCTTTCCTCTGTGGTGACTGGTCTTGTCAATGCACTGTGCACATTAGTTGCTATTTTGACTGTTGATAGATGCGGAAGAAAGATATTACTCATCGAATCCGCCATTCAGATGATCATTGCACAG TGTACAATGGGTGCGCTCCTAAAAGTACACTTACATTCCACGAACGTAATGCCACACAACCTTGCGATTGTGGTGGTGATCTTGGTCTGCGTCTTCGTCTCTAGCTTCGCTTGGTCATGGGGGCCATTGGGGTGGCTAATTGCGAGCGAAATCTTCCCTCTTGAGACGCGAAACGCAGGCTACTTCTTCGCAGTCAGCAGCAACATGTTGTTCACATTCCTAATTGCACAAGCATTCCTCACAATGCTTTGCCACATGAGATCctacattttcttcttctttgcagGGTGGCTCTTTACGATGGGTTGTTTTGCCATTTTCATGCTGCCTGAAACAAAAGGAATCCCCATTCATGAGATGAAGGACAGAGCTTGGAAAAAGCACTGGTTCTGGAAGAGGTATTTCAAGGATGAGTTGGTAGTGTTGGAATTGCAAGAGAAAGTGGAGGTTAAGGCACTTGATTGA